Proteins encoded together in one Impatiens glandulifera chromosome 1, dImpGla2.1, whole genome shotgun sequence window:
- the LOC124921284 gene encoding uncharacterized protein LOC124921284 has translation MDEYHYLRRSHVPAFGSWEYCTNNGAASIDDLPFTQCFESARQPASAAAGGFYPIYTAYSQDQDLYVAGDLYQNDVVTPTMIVVSRNRGKRNCQQKKGRQGKDGKTMMKKKDDDDDDSWMQCDAVKVVQTPERKIPKAVDEDLYKISPDLLHTKPKMKRKTGLFSSCLRPICVS, from the exons ATGGAT GAATATCATTACCTTAGAAGAAGCCATGTTCCTGCGTTTGGAAGCTGGGAATACTGTACCAACAACGGCGCCGCCTCCATCGACGACCTCCCTTTCACTCAATGTTTCGAATCCGCCAGACAGCccgcctccgccgccgccgGAGGGTTTTACCCTATTTACACCGCTTACTCACAAGATCAAGATCTTTACGTCGCCGGCGATCTCTATCAGAACGACGTCGTTACACCCACAATGATCGTCGTCTCACGCAATAGG GGAAAAAGAAATTGCCAGCAGAAGAAAGGACGGCAAGGCAAAGATGGGAAgacgatgatgaagaagaaagatgatgatgatgatgatagttGGATGCAATGCGACGCCGTGAAAGTAGTCCAGACGCCGGAGAGAAAAATCCCCAAGGCTGTTGATGAAGATCTATACAAGATCTCGCCGGACCTCCTCCACACTAAACCTAAAATG AAGAGAAAAACAGGTCTGTTTTCAAGCTGCTTAAGGCCGATCTGTGTGTCCTAA
- the LOC124921285 gene encoding COBRA-like protein 2, giving the protein MGVGFESAMKLSLYPLLLLVLLLASFSFTCTEAFDPLDPNGNITIKWDIISWTGDGYTAVVTLYNFQQYRHIQAPGWSLGWSWAKKEVIWDMWGGQATEQGDCSNFKGTLPHSCKKSPTIVDLLPGTPYNKQVANCCKGGVLSSWAQDPVNAAGSFQLTAGLAGTTNKTVRLPKNFTLKAPGPGYSCGPAKVGRPTKFFTSDGRRVTQSMMSWNVTCTYSQFLASRTPTCCVSLSAFYNDTIVPCQTCSCGCRDEDAHPGSCVKGNPPHLASVISRSRKNSPVMPLVQCTRHMCPIRVHWHVKLNYKEYWRVKITITNFNYNMNYSQWNLVVQHPNFNNLTQIFSFNYKPLNPYGSINDTGMLWGLKFYNDFLSQAGPVGNVQSELLFQKEKSMFGFDNGWAFPRRIYFNGDNCVMPPPDAYPFSPNNSYCYRVSMFTLLIVILLSSAFSFTHI; this is encoded by the exons ATGGGAGTTGGGTTTGAATCGGCCATGAAATTGAGCTTATACCCATTACTGTTACTAGTGTTATTGCTTGCTTCCTTCAGCTTTACTTGTACAG AAGCCTTTGATCCGTTAGACCCAAATGGAAACATAACTATTAAGTGGGATATCATATCCTGGACTGGTGATGGCTATACT GCTGTTGTGACATTGTATAATTTTCAACAATATCGTCACATTCAAGCACCGGGATGGTCTTTAGGATGGAGTTGGGCGAAGAAGGAAGTGATATGGGACATGTGGGGTGGTCAAGCAACCGAACAAGGAGATTGTTCGAATTTCAAAGGAACCCTTCCTCATTCCTGCAAAAAGAGCCCTACGATTGTCGATTTATTGCCTGGAACTCCTTATAATAAACAGGTTGCAAATTGTTGTAAAGGAGGAGTTTTAAGCTCGTGGGCGCAGGATCCTGTTAATGCTGCAGGCTCGTTTCAGCTTACAGCGGGTCTTGCGGGTACAACTAATAAGACGGTTAGGCTTCCTAAGAACTTTACCTTAAAAGCCCCTGGTCCTGGATATAGTTGTGGTCCTGCGAAAGTTGGGAGACCTACTAAATTTTTTACTTCGGATGGAAGGAGAGTCACACAATCTATGA TGTCCTGGAACGTTACGTGCACTTATTCGCAATTTCTAGCTTCTAGAACTCCCACTTGTTGCGTTTCACTTTCTGCGTTCTATAACGATACAATTGTACCTTGCCAAACTTGCTCATGTGGTTGCCGAGATGAAGATGCACATCCTGGGAGCTGTGTAAA AGGAAACCCACCGCATTTAGCATCAGTCATATCGAGGTCAAGAAAGAATAGCCCTGTGATGCCATTGGTTCAATGTACTCGTCATATGTGTCCAATTAGGGTTCATTGGCACGTAAAACTCAACTATAAGGAATACTGGCGGGTGAAGATAACTATCACAAACTTCAACTACAACATGAATTACTCTCAATGGAATTTAGTTGTTCAACATCCAAACTTCAATAACCTGACTCAGATTTTCAGTTTTAACTACAAACCATTGAATCCATATGGCTCCATAA ATGACACCGGAATGTTGTGGGGACTTAAATTCTACAACGATTTTCTCTCGCAAGCGGGACCTGTGGGTAACGTTCAATCTGAACTTCTCTTCCAGAAGGAAAAATCGATGTTTGGTTTCGATAACGGCTGGGCTTTTCCGAGAAGGATATATTTCAATGGCGATAACTGTGTAATGCCTCCGCCTGATGCTTACCCGTTTTCTCCAAACAACAGTTACTGTTATAGAGTTTCGATGTTTACCTTATTGATTGTTATCTTACTGTCTTCAGCCTTTTCCTTTACTCACATATGA